From the genome of Halorussus caseinilyticus, one region includes:
- a CDS encoding OmpL47-type beta-barrel domain-containing protein, protein MSRGRFSAVALSILLVVSAATAAVPASAFAPNGPPAVTGDLAEDTTGNDATTTLTETATATVNETTATTVAETTTTTATETTATTADDGTTATTADDGTTVAETTTTETTTTTAVNETTTTTTSTATRDATKESEPAARKSNPKVSSSVLDSVESARSGPSTDTASGTDFVEVVVRATPGSGDEAVGLVGTNGGDVQARYENLVQARVPASAVTALADSAAVEFVRQPHRPETNEITSEGLSNMDVGTVHDAGVTGENVTVAVIDAGFNVSNPEIADQLVDWRNFDATDPRQMSNATGEHGTATAELVADTAPNASIIAVKVSSTVQLYEAIDWLEQNTSTDVATMSLSWYNVGPLDGTAYMNQRIDQSIQSGTTWFTSAGNDGDGDHWHGQWSDPDGDDVMSFEGSDELMNVTPAGGSGQVSIALSWNDWNERNEDYDLKLVNETGAVVDYSTNVQNGTQSPTEYIYADVSQPVYLSIENWNANESSTFDIFFRGSSNPEYWTKGRSVTVPGTGRNIVTVGAAHYSDNELESFSSRGPTIDGRVKPDVVAPDGVTTSVYDSFYGTSASTPYTAGVAALMLDANRSLTPAGVKGRLTSTAVPLRGTEPNNRTGYGLVDADGAVSSVAEPYPDIVTYSGRFDETDGTAAAGHEVNAYALDSSKSYENVTSANGQFEVRASGTDGEYVLGYFQGDLDRKGSEFMARDGSPDLHAFDIVNGTSSEYVGEGSLPGAHVLNVTVVDQNGNPVPDAEVEVMDFVSENGTKAYAGYTTTARNDGTLAAGGTAGIEVVGEVRVRVSPPDGSSGFGGPNYTDLIDVQSDTDLTLTLDGSGNTVSGQVDDADGDPSSDDAVVLESDATRDFEVGYTDSAGNFSVSGIESGSDYAVRYYQNFDAQTPFPQDGTADLYVMDRVNVSGDVNLGNYDVPSAPVLDVRVVDESGDPVPGATVSMTHRRLGASATLVNLTMDSQGYVAPGGTRGMELTGDVSVGVEPPENATRFVDATYTRNLTVTGDTNVTVEMQELVSVEGTLEDFDGNVSANSTIYASSNTTGPDRSFFAERTDDKGRFRVEGLEAQEDYTLAAAQELDTDSPFPRDGTADLFIIDRVNLSASTDFGDYRLGEGHVVDVRVVDANGDPVENANVTLGHNRFGVSSGWRNDTNANGYFSQFGRRGMELSGNVTVDVTPPENSTRFAERLYTRNLDVTNDTTVTVTLDPNRVNFTARIAESDGTSAVGDTVGFKELPSTPGPRGYTNSTGGFTVELGGDTRYQLEYYQDDLRNDSDLAFPDDGSPDLYALGIYDTANVRNIDQQLPNASDLNVTVETLSGTPIPNATVNLRHHGAGDAIAMHGVPTNADGMMEPPTSDGPGFEVTGDVDVVVEPPEGSSYRPNSTSLTVENDTGITVALRKSVSVSGSITEADGDPAVDDFVFVPAEGVQGQAVTYTDAAGNFSAAVPEGTGTYDVQYYQGNFTDKDGTYMPRDGSPDLYSVAAVDATTPTDLGTVALPNASVLNVTVTNETGAAVENASVSVTHFDGEATTGLGNVSTDAQGRMDLTPSATPPGVEVVGNVTVEVRPPENSTRYPNQTHVRNLTVTSDTEVGVTLDGSAPAVTAFDVVANGQDVDVRLAASERLAAIEVELGGDTSGTLTRSDFSLTNDSGTYVYRANLSEARDGTFDATLRAATDEFGHDGSSGESDSVTVDTTAPSLNATVIDAADGNGVVRDGDEVRIEATVSEDATSVANVTANATGLGVGFVTLAHESNDTYATAVTVTDADNGTQPITVVATDDSGNQNVTTESIVVDNVKPEISYFDISSLSDESILEVTLDSSERLTELQLNITNSNGTVVKTFTDLSRTQYGGVHQYQTTYAVETDGEYRATLVNASDAADNSFTGSATDNTSVDTTAPTVWNLTASEYGGDVTVSFDADERLNTSAVVAEVTNESGATVATLDSFQNGSDTGTVYWTQFTAPAGVEENWTITLTRAEDHHGLDGASGQNVSLFVDTAAPTVTSFEAAFAGDEVTATLTADERLDADETIVQFYADDGTFVAEQNVTALGNETYEAAWGVGSGIEENYTAELKSAVDTSGNDGANGETVAAFVDTAAPTVTNVSLTNPSGQTLNVRFDADESVTDIAVNVSGAANLTMTESHFSEQGGTYFSALNASTDGEFTVTLERAADGYGNDGATGQNASIAVDTTMPTVQNFSLSKEARDVDLSLASDERLSEIRVNLTGDEGSSLLRPAFDETSENGTYTYTADVSDGRDGTFSAQLNYVADGHGNAGEVSANAAMTVDTNAPEISNLSASANGRTVVVTFESNESLASIGMTYEGLRVTNMSSTRTAEGYEYRRTLEADEDGEHSASLVKAADAYGNDGADNRTVSVVVDTRAPNVSVHDVSDADDNEVVADGERVSVAIEASDGLSGVETVTADASEFGAGTIALNDSDGDGIYRGNFTVDAADLSDGIASLSVTAVDAKGNEEGGIAQQFLLDTRAPNTTHRLNGTTGDAGWYTSAVTVNLTASDGTSGVVQTEYRVDGGNWTAYDGNVTVAANGAHTVTYRSVDEGGNVEASESVSFDIDADAPVTNFTTNATANENGWYDSDVNVTLDATDSASGVVRTEYRVDGGNWTPYAGNITFTADGNYTVEFYSVDAAGNEEVRHNRTVRIDTQKPTVNGTPGLNRTREILPEHAIAVVVNATDDNGVAGVFVDGHPVGDDWAVPAASALGNHTFEVVVRDVAGNERVVTTGEYSVGQQVSMERRNDTFSAETNDTNVGKVAIETNETATSASVTVGTAKKNPEKTDPDGTSLYFPQINTTVSNANITDATVTVTVAQSRIHQKYIKDGTVKFWVEEENTSSGWRKVNATRIDTDDGDGTYTYEIEAPHFSTYAVTGQKESGAPNASLGVATRSPTAGDVTLTASYSDGYAGVDAENVTLHFEGADVTGAASVNDSDLRFTRNLTAGTYNATLFVTDNAGNSLSAPETVTFSVVNESSGGSGGGGSSGGGGGGANVPDPPAQVTVTDVTASSVRAEVVSARSDSSGDVSPEGGISAGDLTVRKVSLAPKSSEPVPRFLAAASVSSSAPVGASAPDGTTLGYLNVSATHISSSALGEVKADFAVPKSSVAAPENVAVFRLSGGSWQRVETKVVGETGGQYVVRAKGSATGVFAVGVRSGALSVTDASVGAESVAPGTAVEVTATVENTGDGTGATTARISVDGEVVAEKQVELGAGESETVTVEVTLDSPGAHDISVNGASAGSVSVAAETTTSEGDDTDETTAATTDDGGSGGIPGFGVSTALVALLAALVAARRRLR, encoded by the coding sequence ATGAGTCGCGGACGCTTCTCCGCGGTCGCACTCTCGATTCTACTGGTCGTCTCGGCGGCGACCGCCGCGGTCCCGGCCTCGGCGTTCGCGCCGAACGGCCCACCGGCGGTCACGGGTGACTTGGCCGAAGATACCACCGGAAACGACGCGACGACGACGCTGACCGAGACGGCGACGGCCACGGTCAACGAGACGACGGCCACCACAGTCGCCGAGACGACAACGACGACGGCCACCGAGACGACAGCAACGACGGCCGACGACGGGACGACAGCAACGACGGCCGACGACGGGACGACAGTCGCCGAGACGACGACCACCGAGACGACCACGACCACCGCGGTCAACGAGACCACGACTACGACGACTTCTACCGCGACGAGAGACGCCACGAAGGAGTCGGAACCGGCCGCGCGGAAGTCGAACCCCAAGGTCTCGTCGTCGGTCCTCGATAGCGTCGAGTCGGCCCGGAGCGGTCCGAGTACCGACACCGCGTCGGGCACCGACTTCGTGGAAGTCGTCGTCCGGGCAACTCCCGGTAGCGGCGACGAGGCCGTCGGACTGGTCGGCACCAACGGCGGCGACGTGCAGGCCCGCTACGAGAATCTCGTGCAGGCGCGCGTGCCCGCGAGCGCCGTCACCGCGCTCGCCGACTCCGCCGCCGTCGAGTTCGTCCGGCAACCTCACCGACCGGAGACCAACGAAATCACCAGCGAGGGTCTCTCGAACATGGACGTTGGCACCGTCCACGATGCGGGTGTCACCGGCGAGAACGTCACGGTGGCGGTCATCGACGCCGGGTTCAACGTCTCGAACCCCGAAATCGCCGACCAACTCGTGGACTGGCGGAACTTCGACGCGACGGACCCCCGTCAGATGAGCAACGCGACCGGCGAACACGGCACCGCGACGGCCGAACTCGTCGCGGACACCGCGCCCAACGCCTCCATCATCGCGGTGAAAGTCAGTAGCACGGTCCAACTCTACGAGGCCATCGACTGGTTGGAGCAGAACACCTCGACCGACGTGGCGACGATGTCGCTGAGTTGGTACAACGTCGGACCGCTCGACGGCACTGCGTACATGAACCAGCGAATCGACCAGTCTATCCAGAGCGGCACGACGTGGTTCACTTCCGCGGGCAACGACGGCGACGGCGACCACTGGCACGGCCAGTGGTCCGACCCGGACGGCGACGACGTGATGAGTTTCGAGGGGTCCGACGAACTGATGAACGTCACGCCCGCTGGCGGTTCCGGGCAGGTGAGCATCGCGCTCAGTTGGAACGACTGGAACGAGCGCAACGAGGACTACGACCTGAAACTCGTCAACGAGACGGGCGCGGTCGTGGACTACTCTACCAACGTCCAGAACGGCACCCAGTCGCCGACCGAGTACATCTACGCCGACGTTTCCCAACCCGTCTACCTCTCCATCGAGAACTGGAACGCGAACGAGTCGTCCACCTTCGACATCTTCTTCCGCGGGAGTTCTAACCCCGAGTACTGGACGAAGGGACGGAGCGTTACCGTGCCCGGCACGGGCCGAAACATCGTCACGGTCGGCGCGGCCCACTACAGCGACAACGAACTCGAATCGTTCTCCTCGCGCGGACCGACAATCGACGGCCGGGTCAAACCCGACGTGGTTGCACCCGACGGCGTGACCACCTCCGTCTACGACAGTTTCTACGGCACCTCGGCCTCGACGCCGTACACCGCCGGTGTCGCGGCGCTGATGCTCGACGCCAACCGGAGTCTGACGCCCGCCGGAGTCAAAGGTCGCCTCACCTCGACGGCGGTTCCGCTCCGGGGCACCGAACCGAACAACCGGACCGGCTACGGACTGGTTGACGCGGACGGCGCAGTCTCGTCGGTCGCGGAACCGTACCCCGACATCGTGACCTACTCGGGTCGATTCGACGAGACCGACGGCACCGCCGCGGCGGGCCACGAGGTCAACGCCTACGCGCTCGACTCCTCGAAGAGTTACGAGAACGTCACGAGCGCGAACGGTCAGTTCGAGGTCAGAGCAAGCGGCACCGACGGCGAGTACGTCCTCGGCTACTTCCAAGGAGACCTCGACCGGAAGGGGTCCGAGTTCATGGCCCGCGACGGGTCGCCGGACCTCCACGCCTTCGACATCGTGAACGGGACGAGTTCCGAGTACGTCGGCGAGGGGTCGCTCCCCGGCGCGCACGTCCTGAACGTGACCGTCGTGGACCAGAACGGCAACCCCGTTCCCGACGCCGAAGTCGAGGTCATGGACTTCGTGTCCGAGAACGGAACGAAGGCCTACGCGGGGTACACCACTACCGCGCGGAACGACGGGACGCTCGCGGCGGGCGGCACCGCGGGCATCGAAGTCGTCGGCGAGGTGCGCGTCCGCGTTTCCCCGCCGGACGGGAGCAGTGGGTTCGGAGGACCGAACTACACTGACCTCATCGACGTGCAGAGCGACACCGACCTCACCCTCACGCTGGACGGGTCGGGTAACACCGTCAGCGGACAGGTCGACGACGCCGACGGCGACCCCTCGTCGGACGACGCGGTGGTCCTCGAAAGCGACGCGACCCGCGACTTCGAAGTCGGCTACACTGACTCGGCCGGGAACTTCAGCGTCTCGGGCATCGAGAGCGGTAGCGACTACGCGGTCCGCTACTACCAGAACTTCGACGCTCAGACGCCCTTCCCGCAGGACGGCACCGCAGACCTCTACGTGATGGACCGAGTGAACGTCTCCGGCGACGTGAACCTCGGCAACTACGACGTGCCGAGCGCCCCCGTCCTCGACGTGCGCGTCGTGGACGAGAGCGGCGACCCCGTTCCGGGTGCCACCGTCTCGATGACTCACCGTCGCCTCGGCGCGTCCGCGACGCTCGTCAACCTCACGATGGACTCGCAGGGGTACGTCGCTCCCGGCGGGACGCGCGGCATGGAACTGACGGGCGACGTGTCGGTCGGAGTCGAACCCCCGGAGAACGCCACCCGGTTCGTGGACGCGACCTACACCCGGAATCTCACGGTGACCGGCGACACCAACGTCACCGTCGAGATGCAGGAACTCGTCAGCGTCGAAGGCACGCTCGAGGACTTCGACGGGAACGTCTCCGCGAACAGCACGATTTATGCGAGCAGTAACACGACCGGTCCGGACCGGTCGTTCTTCGCCGAGCGAACCGACGACAAGGGTCGGTTCAGAGTCGAGGGTCTCGAAGCGCAGGAGGACTACACCCTCGCGGCGGCGCAGGAACTCGACACGGACTCGCCGTTCCCCCGAGACGGAACCGCGGACCTGTTCATCATCGACCGGGTGAACCTCAGCGCGAGTACCGACTTCGGCGACTACCGACTCGGCGAGGGCCACGTCGTGGACGTTCGGGTCGTAGACGCGAACGGCGACCCCGTGGAGAACGCGAACGTCACGCTCGGACACAACCGGTTCGGCGTGTCTTCCGGATGGCGCAACGACACGAACGCGAACGGCTACTTCTCGCAGTTCGGTCGGCGCGGCATGGAACTCTCGGGCAACGTCACGGTGGACGTGACGCCGCCGGAGAACAGCACCCGGTTCGCCGAGCGACTCTACACTCGGAACCTCGACGTGACCAACGATACGACCGTCACGGTCACGCTCGACCCGAACCGGGTCAACTTCACCGCGCGGATAGCCGAGTCCGACGGCACCTCCGCTGTCGGCGATACGGTCGGGTTCAAGGAACTCCCCTCGACGCCCGGTCCGCGGGGCTACACCAACTCGACCGGCGGATTCACGGTCGAACTCGGCGGCGACACCCGCTACCAACTGGAGTACTATCAGGACGACCTGCGCAACGACTCGGACCTCGCGTTCCCCGACGACGGGTCGCCCGACCTCTACGCGTTGGGCATCTACGACACCGCGAACGTCCGGAACATCGACCAGCAACTGCCGAACGCCTCGGACCTCAACGTCACCGTCGAGACGCTCTCCGGCACGCCCATCCCGAACGCGACGGTCAACCTCCGGCACCACGGCGCTGGCGACGCCATCGCGATGCACGGCGTGCCGACCAACGCCGACGGGATGATGGAACCGCCGACGAGCGACGGGCCGGGCTTCGAAGTCACCGGTGACGTGGATGTCGTCGTCGAACCGCCGGAGGGTTCGAGCTACCGACCCAACTCCACGTCGCTGACGGTCGAGAACGACACCGGAATCACGGTGGCCCTCCGCAAGTCCGTCAGCGTCTCGGGGTCCATCACCGAGGCCGACGGCGACCCCGCGGTGGACGACTTCGTGTTCGTGCCCGCCGAGGGCGTGCAAGGACAGGCCGTCACGTACACGGACGCCGCCGGAAACTTCTCGGCGGCCGTCCCCGAGGGAACCGGCACCTACGACGTGCAGTACTATCAGGGCAACTTCACAGACAAGGATGGGACGTACATGCCCCGAGACGGGTCGCCCGACCTCTACTCGGTCGCCGCGGTCGATGCGACGACGCCGACCGACCTCGGCACCGTCGCGCTTCCGAACGCCAGCGTTCTGAACGTCACGGTCACGAACGAGACCGGCGCGGCGGTCGAGAACGCGTCGGTCAGCGTTACCCACTTCGACGGGGAGGCGACTACCGGTCTCGGGAACGTTTCGACCGACGCGCAGGGTCGGATGGACTTGACTCCCTCGGCGACCCCGCCCGGAGTCGAAGTGGTGGGCAACGTCACCGTCGAGGTCCGCCCGCCAGAAAACAGCACGCGCTACCCGAACCAGACCCACGTCCGGAACCTCACCGTCACGAGCGACACCGAAGTCGGCGTGACGCTCGACGGGTCCGCACCCGCCGTCACCGCCTTCGACGTGGTGGCGAACGGACAGGACGTTGACGTGCGACTCGCCGCAAGCGAGCGACTCGCCGCCATCGAGGTCGAACTCGGCGGCGACACCTCGGGAACGCTCACCCGTTCGGACTTCTCGCTGACGAACGACTCGGGGACCTACGTCTACCGCGCGAACCTCTCGGAGGCCCGCGACGGAACCTTCGACGCGACCCTCCGGGCCGCGACCGACGAGTTCGGCCACGACGGGTCGTCGGGAGAGTCGGACTCCGTGACCGTGGACACCACCGCGCCGTCGCTGAACGCGACGGTCATCGACGCCGCAGACGGTAACGGCGTCGTGCGCGACGGCGACGAGGTGCGAATCGAGGCCACAGTGTCCGAGGACGCGACCAGCGTGGCGAACGTGACCGCCAACGCGACCGGTCTCGGCGTCGGATTCGTCACGCTCGCCCACGAGAGCAACGACACCTACGCGACGGCTGTCACCGTGACCGACGCGGACAACGGAACTCAGCCGATTACGGTGGTCGCAACCGACGACTCCGGCAACCAGAACGTCACCACCGAGTCGATAGTGGTGGACAACGTGAAACCGGAAATCAGCTATTTCGACATATCGTCACTCTCAGACGAGTCCATTCTGGAGGTCACACTCGACTCCAGCGAGAGACTCACCGAACTCCAATTAAACATCACTAACAGCAACGGAACAGTAGTCAAAACATTCACGGACTTAAGCAGAACGCAGTACGGAGGCGTTCACCAGTACCAGACCACTTATGCAGTCGAAACCGACGGCGAGTACCGCGCCACTCTCGTCAACGCAAGCGACGCCGCGGACAACTCCTTCACCGGGTCGGCGACGGACAACACCTCGGTCGATACGACCGCTCCGACGGTATGGAACCTCACGGCGTCGGAGTACGGCGGTGACGTGACGGTCTCGTTCGACGCCGACGAGCGACTCAACACCTCCGCAGTCGTCGCGGAAGTCACCAACGAGTCTGGCGCGACGGTCGCTACGCTCGACTCGTTCCAGAACGGGTCGGACACCGGAACCGTGTACTGGACCCAGTTCACGGCTCCCGCGGGCGTCGAGGAGAACTGGACGATTACGCTGACGCGGGCCGAGGACCACCACGGTCTGGACGGCGCGTCCGGTCAGAACGTCTCGCTGTTCGTGGACACGGCCGCTCCGACCGTCACCTCGTTCGAGGCGGCGTTTGCGGGCGACGAGGTGACGGCGACGCTCACCGCCGACGAGCGACTGGACGCCGACGAGACGATAGTCCAGTTCTACGCCGACGACGGAACGTTCGTCGCTGAGCAGAACGTCACCGCGCTCGGGAACGAGACCTACGAGGCGGCGTGGGGTGTCGGGTCCGGCATCGAGGAGAACTACACCGCGGAACTGAAGTCGGCGGTCGATACGTCGGGCAACGACGGCGCGAACGGCGAGACCGTCGCGGCGTTCGTTGACACCGCCGCACCGACGGTTACGAACGTCTCGCTGACCAACCCCTCGGGACAGACCCTGAACGTCCGGTTCGACGCCGACGAGTCGGTGACGGACATCGCGGTCAACGTCTCGGGTGCCGCGAACTTGACCATGACCGAGAGCCACTTCAGCGAGCAGGGTGGGACGTACTTCTCGGCGCTCAACGCGAGTACCGACGGCGAGTTCACCGTAACGCTCGAACGCGCCGCCGACGGCTACGGCAACGACGGCGCGACGGGCCAGAACGCCTCCATCGCCGTGGACACGACGATGCCGACGGTTCAGAACTTCTCGCTCTCGAAGGAGGCCCGAGACGTTGACCTCTCGCTCGCCAGCGACGAGCGACTCTCCGAGATTCGGGTGAACCTCACCGGTGACGAGGGGAGTTCGCTCCTAAGACCCGCGTTCGACGAGACGAGCGAGAACGGCACCTACACCTACACCGCAGACGTGTCCGACGGCCGGGACGGGACGTTCTCGGCGCAACTCAACTACGTCGCCGACGGGCACGGCAACGCTGGCGAAGTCTCCGCGAACGCCGCGATGACCGTGGACACGAACGCGCCCGAAATCTCGAACCTCTCGGCGAGCGCGAACGGCCGAACCGTCGTCGTGACGTTCGAGTCCAACGAGTCGCTCGCGTCGATAGGGATGACCTACGAGGGCCTGCGCGTGACGAACATGTCCTCGACTCGGACCGCCGAGGGCTACGAGTACCGGCGCACGCTGGAGGCCGACGAGGACGGCGAACACTCCGCCTCGCTGGTCAAGGCGGCCGACGCCTACGGCAACGACGGTGCCGACAACCGGACCGTCTCGGTGGTCGTTGACACCCGCGCGCCGAACGTCTCGGTCCACGACGTGTCCGACGCCGACGACAACGAGGTCGTCGCGGACGGCGAACGGGTCTCGGTCGCAATCGAGGCGTCCGACGGACTCAGTGGCGTCGAAACCGTCACCGCCGACGCGTCGGAGTTCGGTGCCGGGACGATTGCGCTGAACGACTCGGACGGCGACGGCATCTACCGAGGCAACTTCACGGTGGACGCCGCGGACCTGTCCGACGGTATCGCCTCCCTCTCCGTGACCGCCGTGGACGCGAAAGGCAACGAGGAGGGCGGAATCGCCCAGCAGTTCCTGCTCGACACCCGAGCGCCGAACACGACCCACAGGCTGAACGGTACCACGGGCGACGCCGGATGGTACACCTCCGCGGTCACGGTGAACCTCACGGCGAGCGACGGGACGAGCGGGGTCGTCCAGACCGAGTACCGCGTTGACGGCGGCAACTGGACGGCCTACGACGGCAACGTCACGGTCGCCGCGAACGGCGCGCACACCGTCACCTACCGGAGCGTGGACGAGGGCGGCAACGTCGAAGCGAGCGAGTCGGTCTCGTTCGACATCGACGCCGACGCGCCGGTGACGAACTTCACGACGAACGCGACCGCGAACGAGAACGGGTGGTACGACTCCGACGTGAACGTCACGCTCGACGCCACCGACTCCGCGAGCGGGGTCGTCCGGACCGAGTACCGCGTTGACGGCGGCAACTGGACGCCCTACGCCGGAAACATCACGTTCACCGCCGACGGGAACTACACCGTCGAGTTCTACAGCGTGGACGCGGCGGGCAACGAGGAAGTCCGGCACAACCGGACCGTCAGAATCGACACGCAGAAACCCACGGTCAACGGAACGCCCGGTCTGAACCGAACCCGCGAAATCCTGCCCGAACACGCGATTGCGGTCGTCGTGAACGCCACGGACGACAACGGCGTCGCTGGCGTGTTCGTGGACGGCCACCCAGTCGGCGACGACTGGGCGGTCCCGGCCGCGTCCGCGCTCGGCAACCACACCTTCGAGGTGGTCGTCCGGGACGTGGCTGGCAACGAGCGCGTCGTCACGACCGGCGAGTACAGCGTCGGCCAACAGGTCTCGATGGAGAGGCGCAACGACACCTTCTCGGCCGAGACCAACGACACGAACGTCGGCAAAGTCGCCATCGAGACGAACGAGACGGCCACCAGCGCCAGCGTGACGGTCGGAACCGCGAAGAAGAACCCGGAGAAGACCGACCCCGACGGGACTTCGCTGTACTTCCCGCAAATCAACACCACCGTCTCGAACGCCAACATCACGGACGCGACGGTGACGGTCACGGTGGCCCAGTCGCGCATCCACCAGAAGTACATCAAGGACGGGACGGTCAAGTTCTGGGTCGAGGAAGAGAACACGTCGTCCGGATGGCGGAAGGTCAACGCGACCCGCATCGACACCGACGACGGCGACGGCACCTACACCTACGAAATCGAGGCCCCGCACTTCTCGACGTACGCCGTCACGGGCCAGAAGGAGTCGGGAGCGCCGAACGCCTCGCTCGGCGTGGCTACCCGGTCGCCGACCGCGGGCGACGTGACGCTCACGGCGTCGTACAGTGACGGCTACGCGGGCGTCGATGCCGAGAACGTCACGCTCCACTTCGAGGGCGCGGACGTGACCGGCGCGGCGTCGGTCAACGACTCCGACCTCAGATTCACCCGGAACCTCACGGCTGGCACCTACAACGCCACGCTGTTCGTGACCGACAACGCGGGCAACTCGCTTTCAGCCCCCGAGACGGTGACGTTCTCGGTGGTCAACGAGTCGTCGGGCGGCAGTGGCGGCGGCGGTAGCTCCGGCGGCGGAGGCGGCGGCGCGAACGTCCCCGACCCGCCCGCGCAGGTGACGGTGACCGACGTGACCGCGAGTAGCGTCCGGGCCGAAGTCGTCAGCGCCCGGTCGGACTCCTCGGGCGACGTGTCGCCCGAGGGCGGCATCTCGGCGGGCGACCTGACGGTCCGGAAAGTCTCGCTCGCGCCGAAGAGTTCCGAACCCGTCCCGCGGTTCCTCGCGGCGGCGAGCGTCTCGTCGTCCGCTCCGGTCGGCGCGAGCGCACCCGACGGGACGACGCTGGGCTATCTGAACGTGAGTGCGACCCACATCTCGTCGTCGGCGCTCGGCGAGGTCAAGGCCGACTTCGCGGTGCCGAAGAGTTCGGTCGCCGCGCCCGAGAACGTCGCGGTGTTCCGTCTCTCCGGTGGGTCGTGGCAACGGGTCGAGACCAAGGTCGTCGGCGAGACCGGCGGGCAGTACGTCGTGCGGGCGAAAGGCTCCGCCACCGGCGTCTTCGCGGTCGGCGTCCGAAGCGGCGCGCTGTCGGTGACCGACGCCTCGGTCGGCGCGGAGAGCGTCGCACCCGGCACCGCCGTCGAAGTCACCGCGACCGTCGAGAACACCGGCGACGGCACCGGCGCGACGACGGCGCGAATCTCGGTGGACGGCGAAGTCGTCGCCGAGAAACAGGTCGAACTCGGCGCTGGCGAGTCCGAGACGGTCACGGTCGAAGTGACGCTGGACTCACCGGGCGCACACGACATCTCGGTCAACGGCGCGTCGGCCGGGTCGGTCTCGGTCGCGGCCGAGACGACGACTTCCGAGGGCGACGACACCGACGAGACGACCGCCGCGACTACCGACGACGGCGGCAGTGGCGGCATCCCCGGATTCGGCGTCTCGACCGCGCTGGTCGCGCTTCTGGCGGCGCTCGTGGCCGCTCGGCGGCGACTCCGGTAG
- a CDS encoding alpha/beta hydrolase — MTEPLRTELDPEVARVVADIEAAGVPEWSALSVESARRVEDEVFSGGDPPEVGFVRDLSIPGPGGSSPGPGGSPGDPEREIPVRVYRHPDLNADADPAPVLVYYHGGGWVLGTLDSIDGVCRRLARRGECVVVSVDYRLAPEHPFPAAVEDATAALRWTAENADAFGGNSERLAVGGTSAGGNLAAVTALRARESESVPDLARQFLFYPITDYAFDTDSYAENGDGPLLTETDMRWFWDHYLRSEVDGANPYASPLRAPDLANLPPATVVTCGFDPLRDEGVAYADRLAAAGVEVRHDHHPDQPHGFLSTSASVSAADDALDEIGSELRAL, encoded by the coding sequence ATGACCGAACCCCTGCGAACCGAACTGGACCCGGAAGTCGCGCGAGTCGTCGCGGACATCGAGGCCGCGGGCGTCCCCGAGTGGTCGGCGCTGTCGGTCGAGTCCGCCCGCCGAGTCGAAGACGAGGTGTTCTCGGGCGGCGACCCGCCGGAAGTCGGATTCGTCCGCGACCTCTCGATTCCCGGGCCGGGCGGGTCGAGTCCCGGACCGGGCGGGTCGCCCGGCGACCCCGAACGGGAGATTCCCGTCCGCGTCTACCGCCATCCGGACCTGAACGCCGACGCCGACCCCGCGCCCGTGCTGGTCTACTACCACGGCGGCGGGTGGGTCCTCGGGACGCTGGACTCCATCGACGGCGTGTGCCGCAGACTCGCCCGGCGCGGGGAGTGCGTCGTCGTCTCGGTGGACTACCGACTCGCACCCGAACACCCCTTCCCCGCGGCGGTCGAGGACGCTACGGCCGCGCTCCGGTGGACCGCCGAGAATGCCGACGCCTTCGGCGGTAACTCCGAGAGACTCGCGGTCGGCGGCACCAGCGCGGGCGGGAACCTCGCGGCGGTGACGGCCCTCCGCGCTCGTGAGAGCGAGTCGGTCCCCGACCTCGCGCGCCAGTTCCTCTTCTACCCCATCACCGACTACGCCTTCGACACCGACTCCTACGCCGAGAACGGCGACGGTCCGCTCCTGACCGAGACCGACATGCGCTGGTTCTGGGACCACTACCTCCGGAGCGAGGTGGACGGCGCGAACCCCTACGCCTCGCCGCTCCGCGCGCCGGACCTCGCAAACCTCCCGCCCGCGACGGTCGTCACCTGCGGGTTCGACCCCCTCCGCGACGAGGGCGTGGCCTACGCCGACCGACTCGCGGCGGCGGGCGTCGAGGTCCGCCACGACCACCACCCCGACCAGCCACACGGCTTCCTGAGTACCTCGGCGTCGGTCTCGGCGGCCGACGACGCGCTGGACGAGATTGGCTCGGAACTCCGGGCGCTCTGA